The genome window TCAGCGAGGAGAAAGCTCTGTCGCGGGATGGTGACTCACACATGTCCTGGACCACTGACAAGGACACAGTGGACGGGGGACAGGGAGGGCCGGGTAGCCAGAGATCCAGTAAGACGGACCACGAGCGCTCACCGCTGCCCAGCCCTGGCTTCAGCTGTACACCGGAGCGGACTAAGAATGGTGTTAGCTGTGTTAGCAATGGCACCACCAATGGTACCAGAAATGGCAATGGCATCACCAATGGTACCAGAAATGGCAATGGCATCACCAATGGTACCAGAAATGGCAATGGCATCACCAAGGGCAACAACGTGAGTGACCACACTGACAACGAGGCGGACATCTGGAAACGggtgccaccaccaccaccaccgcggCGGCGTTCAGGACTACAACGCTCCAAGTCAGATCTGCTTCTGCGATGCTCAGTGGCGTTGTCTGACCAGGAGCATTTCTTTGACTACTGCGGGCTGGACCTGGACATGGTGGACCGGCTGGGGCCTGAGAACTTCCTGGGTGGGGCCAGCGACGTAGACACGCTCTCGTTGGTGCTGAGGAGCATAGGGGGAGGGCGCGGTGGCTCGGAGCCCAGCGAGTTCTCCCGCCACTCAGGAGAGGCGGGGCTTTTCCAGGAGGAGGTGGCCGAGAAGCTGACCACGGGGGTGTCAATCATCGAGAGGAACGCCCGTGTCATCAAATGGCTCTACAGCTGCAAGAATGCAGCACAGGAGGGGCCCAAAGAGTCCACTGTTTAGACACCACTTCTCTA of Oncorhynchus gorbuscha isolate QuinsamMale2020 ecotype Even-year linkage group LG15, OgorEven_v1.0, whole genome shotgun sequence contains these proteins:
- the LOC123996614 gene encoding protein FAM110C-like; amino-acid sequence: MKPLTPIGSPSPLRLLNKGPDYLRRQMEGGGQGRSISAVERLEADKAKYVKSQQVINTKQEPVLVPCTPPPPHRRPLTVPGSLTPRLPPRRSSAPFPTLTGPLKVRDENENDDSRKENRRTSVDVEARNRSNANKVTPPSPRTPRTQPSVPLVAPHSAPILRRSTGKRMLRPDSLVIYRQKKECKSLPSGGIVLGNSTMEIKGYNFVRRLFLGSMREKSGGGEGDTQKMVISEEKALSRDGDSHMSWTTDKDTVDGGQGGPGSQRSSKTDHERSPLPSPGFSCTPERTKNGVSCVSNGTTNGTRNGNGITNGTRNGNGITNGTRNGNGITKGNNVSDHTDNEADIWKRVPPPPPPRRRSGLQRSKSDLLLRCSVALSDQEHFFDYCGLDLDMVDRLGPENFLGGASDVDTLSLVLRSIGGGRGGSEPSEFSRHSGEAGLFQEEVAEKLTTGVSIIERNARVIKWLYSCKNAAQEGPKESTV